In a single window of the Blastopirellula marina genome:
- a CDS encoding GNAT family N-acetyltransferase, whose product MSSYPLRAMQHEDWDEVAALIFHSTNAWYTANGKPAIFQGEISAARLFCEVYEALDPGCCVVAVCEESGQIAGSCFYHPRPTHMSLGIMNVHPDHFGKGIARKLLAFIIDQAESQQKPVRLVSSAINLDSFSLYNRAGFVPRAMFQDMILQVPEEGIQRGTRPEGVERVRPATLDDLDAIVTLEAELHMISRPDDHRFFLENKQGIWHVSVIESADGNEIDGFLASVCHPGSNMLGPGVMRTEEDAAALVYAELNHHRGRMPVWLVPVEASQLVQYCYGWGAKNCELHVSQIRGEWTPTAGIIMPTFMPETS is encoded by the coding sequence ATGTCGAGCTACCCATTGCGAGCGATGCAGCACGAAGACTGGGATGAAGTCGCCGCGTTGATCTTTCATTCCACCAATGCCTGGTACACGGCGAACGGTAAGCCAGCGATCTTCCAAGGCGAGATCTCCGCCGCGCGATTGTTCTGCGAAGTGTACGAAGCACTCGATCCTGGCTGCTGCGTGGTGGCGGTCTGTGAAGAGTCAGGACAGATTGCTGGCTCCTGCTTTTACCATCCTCGGCCAACGCACATGTCGCTGGGGATCATGAATGTGCATCCTGATCATTTCGGCAAGGGGATCGCACGGAAGTTATTGGCGTTCATCATCGATCAGGCCGAGTCGCAGCAGAAGCCCGTTCGGCTGGTTTCCAGTGCGATCAACCTCGATTCGTTCTCGCTCTATAATCGAGCCGGCTTCGTCCCGCGAGCCATGTTCCAGGACATGATCCTCCAGGTTCCAGAAGAGGGCATTCAAAGAGGAACGCGGCCAGAAGGTGTCGAGCGCGTTCGACCCGCCACGTTAGACGACTTGGACGCGATCGTCACTTTAGAAGCCGAACTGCACATGATCTCGCGGCCAGACGACCATCGCTTCTTCCTGGAGAACAAGCAAGGGATTTGGCATGTCTCGGTGATCGAGTCCGCCGATGGAAACGAAATCGATGGGTTTCTCGCCTCGGTGTGCCATCCAGGCTCGAACATGCTTGGGCCCGGGGTGATGCGAACCGAGGAAGATGCGGCAGCGCTGGTCTACGCTGAGCTGAATCATCATCGTGGCCGTATGCCGGTTTGGCTGGTCCCGGTCGAGGCCAGCCAATTGGTCCAGTACTGTTACGGTTGGGGAGCGAAGAACTGCGAGTTGCATGTTTCGCAAATTCGTGGCGAGTGGACCCCAACCGCAGGAATCATCATGCCGACGTTCATGCCGGAGACCAGTTAG